The following proteins come from a genomic window of Dermacentor albipictus isolate Rhodes 1998 colony chromosome 8, USDA_Dalb.pri_finalv2, whole genome shotgun sequence:
- the LOC139048964 gene encoding neprilysin-1-like, with the protein MAQNAAQQEEGSSASETELEFVTADFAELCAVGFGLVSLVALVAGLTWYLVFYVPAEDARGRRGVNYTRLLEESVTRSVAPCDNFYRFVCTGWIRDHSRGQHRSVADTVQREALLDARDAFEEAARNRRRRGSTGRTLSREVSSEVENADGTRRDVEGRLLRDHHRMPLTSSAQRHQATAPRGSAVLKAASLFDSCKEVVDKKKSETKKVAEFMKTYTKFPTVEPQDAADAVAATIELSLTWRIDTLFIVNVFADLDEGGRPTVEIAENVELFQWFRWRNVLKDSGRLEEFFLSHLQAIPGFRSSRDEYLLTEIADADSQVIPSLRTDEAVPDDPTYHNLSELIPGVAGQTWVDEINRQTEPYFKVEADHKLRLDNVHYLQQVGRILNHTGKPLLVPMFVGWTVLRQLAPRASYKAATVVYKDTASYVDACFSNVAHAMPLAASYPYLSKLPTARMQAVARTMVNDVRRELAATFANVPWMDNATRAAAGDKLAAMAEVLVKPAFLVDEGALDAHYANFSTHDDYLTASLQTARSSTRLVMAKLSLYRDGGGHGIAIEDLAFPPLTVNALYDRALNAMVVPAGIMRPPYLDDGAWTAFNYAGLGAVVAHELMHGFDARGRERDASGALRDWWSADVRKRYEDRAACLRRAYNVGRWREAQKPSASAYEDVADFASLRVVLGAYRRRAFLQQRGVRTPASFLEFSGEQLFYLNYCFKLCSADEDHDLLEGPRTDFATDEDRCNVPLRHLKEFADAFRCAKGDPMDVMDKCSFWDLPVEQLRMHEDAMAESP; encoded by the coding sequence ATGGCCCAGAACGCCGCGCAACAGGAAGAAGGCAGCTCGGCCAGCGAGACCGAGCTTGAGTTCGTCACCGCCGACTTCGCGGAACTCTGCGCGGTCGGCTTCGGGCTCGTCTCCCTCGTAGCCCTGGTGGCCGGGCTCACCTGGTACCTGGTCTTCTACGTTCCGGCCGAGGACGCCAGAGGTCGGCGCGGCGTCAACTACACGCGGCTGCTCGAGGAATCCGTCACTCGGTCCGTGGCGCCGTGCGACAACTTCTACCGGTTCGTTTGCACCGGCTGGATTCGAGACCACAGCAGGGGCCAGCACCGCAGCGTCGCCGACACGGTACAGCGCGAAGCGCTGCTTGACGCCAGAGACGCCTTCGAAGAGGCTGCCAGGAACCGTCGGCGACGAGGATCGACCGGTAGAACCTTATCGCGCGAGGTTTCCTCGGAGGTCGAGAACGCCGACGGGACGCGCCGAGACGTGGAAGGTCGCCTTCTGCGAGACCACCACCGGATGCCACTGACATCGTCTGCGCAGAGGCATCAGGCGACGGCGCCGAGGGGCTCAGCTGTTCTCAAAGCGGCGTCCCTGTTCGACTCGTGCAAGGAAGTGGTGGACAAGAAGAAGTCCGAGACGAAAAAGGTGGCCGAGTTCATGAAAACCTACACCAAGTTTCCCACTGTCGAACCGCAGGACGCGGCCGATGCCGTGGCCGCGACCATCGAGCTGTCGCTCACCTGGCGCATCGACACGCTGTTCATCGTGAATGTCTTCGCCGACCTGGACGAAGGCGGTCGACCCACCGTGGAGATCGCCGAAAACGTCGAGCTATTCCAGTGGTTCCGCTGGCGCAACGTGCTCAAGGACTCGGGAAGGCTGGAGGAGTTCTTCCTCAGCCACCTACAGGCGATTCCGGGCTTCCGGTCATCGCGGGACGAGTACCTCTTGACCGAGATAGCCGACGCCGATTCGCAGGTCATTCCTTCGCTACGGACGGACGAGGCGGTGCCGGACGACCCCACGTACCACAACCTGTCCGAACTGATACCTGGCGTCGCGGGCCAGACGTGGGTCGACGAAATCAACCGGCAGACGGAGCCGTACTTCAAGGTGGAGGCCGATCACAAGCTCAGACTGGACAACGTCCACTACCTGCAGCAAGTCGGCAGAATCCTCAATCACACGGGGAAGCCGCTGCTCGTGCCCATGTTCGTCGGCTGGACGGTGCTTCGCCAGCTGGCTCCGCGCGCCTCCTACAAGGCGGCCACCGTCGTCTACAAGGACACGGCGAGTTATGTCGACGCCTGCTTCAGTAACGTGGCCCACGCGATGCCCCTGGCGGCCAGCTATCCTTACTTGAGCAAGTTACCCACGGCCAGAATGCAGGCGGTCGCCAGGACCATGGTCAACGACGTCAGGCGCGAGCTCGCGGCCACCTTCGCCAACGTGCCCTGGATGGACAACGCTACGCGCGCGGCGGCCGGCGACAAGCTGGCCGCCATGGCCGAGGTCCTAGTCAAGCCGGCGTTCCTGGTCGACGAAGGCGCGCTCGACGCGCACTACGCCAACTTCTCGACTCACGACGACTACCTGACGGCGTCGCTGCAGACGGCCAGGTCCTCGACGAGGCTCGTCATGGCGAAGTTGTCCCTGTACCGAGACGGCGGCGGTCACGGCATTGCCATCGAGGACCTCGCATTCCCGCCTCTGACGGTGAACGCCCTGTACGACAGGGCGCTGAATGCCATGGTCGTTCCGGCCGGCATCATGAGGCCTCCATACCTGGACGACGGCGCGTGGACGGCTTTCAACTACGCGGGCCTCGGCGCGGTGGTGGCCCACGAGCTGATGCACGGCTTCGACGCGCGCGGCAGGGAACGGGACGCCAGCGGGGCGCTCCGGGACTGGTGGTCCGCCGACGTCCGCAAGCGTTACGAGGACAGGGCGGCGTGCCTCCGGCGAGCCTACAACGTCGGCCGGTGGCGAGAGGCGCAGAAACCTTCAGCTTCCGCGTACGAAGACGTCGCCGACTTCGCTTCGCTCCGCGTCGTCCTGGGCGCCTACAGGCGCCGGGCGTTCCTCCAGCAGCGCGGAGTGCGGACGCCGGCGTCCTTCCTGGAGTTCTCGGGCGAGCAGCTCTTCTACCTCAACTACTGCTTCAAGCTGTGCTCCGCGGACGAAGACCACGACCTGCTCGAGGGTCCGCGCACGGATTTCGCGACGGACGAAGACCGCTGCAACGTGCCGCTGCGCCACCTGAAGGAGTTCGCCGACGCCTTCCGGTGCGCCAAGGGGGACCCCATGGACGTCATGGACAAGTGTTCCTTCTGGGACCTGCCCGTGGAGCAGCTGCGCATGCACGAAGATGCGATGGCCGAGTCCCCGTGA
- the LOC139046624 gene encoding uncharacterized protein — MFSASKDLSAPGRGATQASASSNDYRVVLPRLPTGKLVVDSVFLHADLSGRPYRAQDFRDALRTVIDLKEISSIGQFQMSHVWMVTCKSGMTKSKLVACGELSVKGRRCVVIDPEPTEVKMKLLWLPERLEDDYIRDALQAYGKVKSISAESWRVSEMEQMRTLNRDVVLTLADGVSVGDVPHLLPVCGVQSLVLIPGRPPLCLRCNKVGHIRRNCRTPRCETCRRFGHTAEECVVTYADKLRHRTKPPDESLQEHIMDITEVLDATGDVPSSAETRCATKAPLPVEDSHNAIARECQLPTANCQQCQLPVNKESSEEKDDQPKQQPKGAPATTEPAAAQQANEGAGNDSSDAPKQLDTCTEPAEDSRSNADTSVPKRRATNRSESSTDSETTSTTRKARRRKTSKHSGKCRRSRSRRPGGVSEGASPLPSRTDHIDH, encoded by the coding sequence atgttctccgcttcaaaggatttatcggcccctggccgaggtgctactcaggcttcagccagcagcaatgactaccgtgttgtgttaccccgtcttcctaccggtaagctggttgtggactccgttttcctgcatgctgacttaagtggtcgaccgtaccgagcccaagacttcagagacgcccttcggaccgttattgacctgaaggaaataagttccatcggacaatttcagatgtcgcacgtgtggatggtgacgtgcaaatcagggatgacaaaatcaaagctagtcgCATGCGGGgaattatccgtaaaaggtagacgctgtgtcgtcattgatcctgagcccacggaagttaaaatgaagcttttgtggcttcctgagcgtttggaagacgactacattcgagatgcgctccaggcttacgggaaagtcaAGTCTATttcagcagaaagctggagagtatcggagatggaacaaatgcgtacgctaaatcgggacgtggtgttgactcttgccgatggagtgagcgtgggggacgttccacatctactacctgtttgtggagtgcagagtcTCGTATTAattccaggccggcccccactttgtctgcgctgtaacaaggtggggcacattcgtcgaaactgcagaaccccacgttgtgaaaCCTGCCGGCGCTTTGGTCACACAGCTGAAGAATGTGTCGTAACATACGCCGATAAGTTACGACACAGAACAAAGCCTCCGGATGAAAGCTTGCAAGAACACATAATGGACATTACGGAGGTTCTTGACGCGacgggagacgttccctcttccgcggaGACCCGCTGTGCCACTAAGGCCCCTCTGCCTGTTGAAGACAGTCACAATGCCATCGCCCGTGAATGCCAACTGCCCACTGCCAACTGCCAACAATGCCAACTGCCCGTGAATAaagaaagtagcgaagagaaagatGACCAACCGAAGCAACAACCCAAAGGAGCACCCGCTACCACGGAGCCAGCTGCTGCCCAGCAAGCGAATGAGGGAGCCGGAAATGACTCATCTGATGCACCCAAGCAACTCGACACGTGCACTGAGCCGGCAGAGGACAGCCGAAGTAACGCGGATACTTCagttccgaagcgccgtgcgaccaacagatcggaatcaagcacagacagcgagacgaccagtaccacaagaaaagcacgtcgccgcaaaacatcgaaACACTCAGGAAAGTGCCGACGATCACGGTCCAGAAGGCCTGGTGGGGtttcggagggagcctcaccgttgccctctaggaccgatcacatagatcattag
- the LOC139048965 gene encoding glycine, alanine and asparagine-rich protein-like: MLVRLCLLLCVAAALAKRHRPAVAELAPGEERVPSDAIGDVALRDRLETVHRARLARLLRLRRQQQQQQPGSPESRPRPAPVAHGGPDAAMAAPEGAGGGGRDYDDNDDYSGGDDGDTLYADEEEEGQGGGMHGGVGGGRGGGKQGDGRSGGRVGSSHRDPYTDVGDDDDNYNNDNKGRGHKGLSGGELEGVNGKDGPASSRDDQRMWGRMDCIVDPVNHCIEWCRLKPTDTRLRQNRDNEPCRYWKGDSKNRWMQSGVCHNGRCG, translated from the exons ATGCTCGTACGGCTCTGCCTTCTACTCTGCGTTGCAG CGGCTCTCGCCAAGCGCCACCGACCAGCGGTCGCCGAGCTCGCGCCGGGGGAGGAGCGCGTCCCGTCGGACGCCATCGGTGACGTCGCGCTACGAGACCGGCTCGAGACTGTCCACCGGGCGAGACTGGCGCGTCTCCTCAGACTgcgccgccagcagcagcagcagcagccgggcTCGCCGGAGAGCCGGCCGCGACCCGCGCCTGTGGCGCATGGCGGCCCGGACGCAGCCATGGCGGCGCCTGAAGGAGCTGGGGGCGGGGGACGCGACTACGACGACAACGATGACTAcagcggcggcgacgacggcgaCACTCTGTAcgccgacgaggaggaggagggtcaAGGTGGTGGAATG CATGGCGGTgttggaggaggaagaggaggaggaaagcaAGGAGACGGACGATCTGGTGGACGGGTCGGGAGTAGTCACCGGGATCCGTACACTGATGttggagacgacgacgacaactacaacaacgacaacaaaggGAGAGGGCACAAGGGACTCTCCGGGGGAGAACTAGAAGGTGTAAACGGGAAAGACGGACCAGCCAGTTCCCGGGATGACCAGAGGATGTGGGGACGCATGGACTGCATTGTG GACCCTGTGAACCACTGCATCGAGTGGTGCCGCCTGAAACCCACCGACACCCGCCTCCGTCAAAACCGGGACAACGAACCTTGCCGCTACTGG